The following DNA comes from Microbacterium wangchenii.
CGTGCGCATACGCGCGCGGAAGCCGTGCTTCTTGGCGCGACGACGGTTGTTCGGCTGGAACGTACGCTTGCTCATGAGGTCACTCCGGAGGTGGTGTTCCC
Coding sequences within:
- the rpmH gene encoding 50S ribosomal protein L34, producing the protein MSKRTFQPNNRRRAKKHGFRARMRTRAGRGILSARRAKGRTELSA